In a genomic window of Brassica rapa cultivar Chiifu-401-42 chromosome A10, CAAS_Brap_v3.01, whole genome shotgun sequence:
- the LOC103846760 gene encoding polynucleotide 5'-hydroxyl-kinase NOL9 isoform X1, with protein MSESEKKPLIIPKDWSDAASSVSCISLQPPVALVCGPKDSGKSTFSRNLVKVLLQRYKRVAYLDIDVGQPEFTLPGFLSLTVVDRSILDQDWAAPCLMTPERCFFYGDDSSKRDPKAYLQFVYTLFDYYQLNFCKSSENKTALPLVINTPGWVKGIGYHVLVDVLRYVSPSHVVKINIYDYNKNLPAGMFWLDGYHDEIPHLMEIQSAYRVSYKRSAAEKHDRRLMRDARIIAYFKKCINGKEVDTNKELSYELASLVPYEVPISSLTISHLHCQIPSSELFYSLNASIVGLGISSDVFEDLPLCVGLGIVRGIDTERGILYVITPVAENVVEKVDLLWQGFIQLPTSLLEVKDYRSPYLSPYVLAST; from the exons ATGTCGGAATCAGAAAAGAAACCGCTTATCATACCAAAGGACTGGTCTGATGCAGCGAGTTCCGTTTCCTGCATTTCGTTGCAACCGCCTGTAGCTTTGGTCTGTGGTCCTAAAGACAGTGGGAAGAGCACGTTCTCCCGCAATCTTGTTAAAGTTCTTCTACAAAG ATACAAGAGAGTTGCTTATTTGGACATTGATGTTGGTCAGCCTGAGTTCACTCTACCTGGTTTCCTCTCACTCACAGTTGTCGATAGATCAATTCTAg ACCAGGATTGGGCAGCTCCATGTTTAATGACACCGGAGAG ATGTTTTTTCTATGGTGATGATTCTTCAAAGAGAGATCCAAAGGCTTATCTACAGTTTGTGTACACCTTGTTCGATTACTACCAGCTTAACTTCTGCAAGTCGAGCGAGAATAAAACTGCGTTGCCTCTTGTCATCAACACACCGGGCTGGGTTAAAG GTATTGGCTATCATGTATTGGTGGATGTATTGAGATATGTTTCTCCTTCCCATGTTGTGAAAATCAACATCTATGATTACAACAAGAACCTTCCAGCTGGGATGTTCTGGTTAGACGGTTATCATGATGAGATACCTCATTTGATGGAGATTCAATCTGCTTACCGAGTCAGTTACAAACGATC CGCAGCAGAAAAGCATGACCGTCGTTTGATGAGGGATGCGCGTATAATCGCCTACTTCAAGAAATGCATTAATGGAAAAGAAGTAGACACGAACAAAGAGCTAAGCTATGAGCTTGCTTCTCTTGTTCCGTATGAGGTTCCAATATCGAGTTTAACAATCAGTCATCTACATTGTCAG ATCCCAAGTTCAGAGTTGTTTTATAGTTTGAATGCTTCCATAGTTGGCTTGGGGATTAGCTCTGATGTGTTTGAAGATTTGCCTTTATGCGTTGGTCTTG GAATCGTGAGGGGTATAGACACAGAGAGAGGAATCTTGTATGTGATCACTCCAGTTGCTGAAAATGTAGTTGAGAAAGTTGATCTTCTATGGCAAGGATTCATTCAGTTACCTACTAGTCTTTTGGAGGTGAAAGATTACAGGTCTCCGTATCTATCTCCCTATGTCTTAGCTTCTACCTAA
- the LOC103846760 gene encoding polynucleotide 5'-hydroxyl-kinase NOL9 isoform X2: MSESEKKPLIIPKDWSDAASSVSCISLQPPVALVCGPKDSGKSTFSRNLVKVLLQRYKRVAYLDIDVGQPEFTLPGFLSLTVVDRSILDQDWAAPCLMTPERCFFYGDDSSKRDPKAYLQFVYTLFDYYQLNFCKSSENKTALPLVINTPGWVKGIGYHVLVDVLRYVSPSHVVKINIYDYNKNLPAGMFWLDGYHDEIPHLMEIQSAYRVSYKRSAAEKHDRRLMRDARIIAYFKKCINGKEVDTNKELSYELASLVPYEVPISSLTISHLHCQIPSSELFYSLNASIVGLGISSDVFEDLPLCVGLGKLLY, from the exons ATGTCGGAATCAGAAAAGAAACCGCTTATCATACCAAAGGACTGGTCTGATGCAGCGAGTTCCGTTTCCTGCATTTCGTTGCAACCGCCTGTAGCTTTGGTCTGTGGTCCTAAAGACAGTGGGAAGAGCACGTTCTCCCGCAATCTTGTTAAAGTTCTTCTACAAAG ATACAAGAGAGTTGCTTATTTGGACATTGATGTTGGTCAGCCTGAGTTCACTCTACCTGGTTTCCTCTCACTCACAGTTGTCGATAGATCAATTCTAg ACCAGGATTGGGCAGCTCCATGTTTAATGACACCGGAGAG ATGTTTTTTCTATGGTGATGATTCTTCAAAGAGAGATCCAAAGGCTTATCTACAGTTTGTGTACACCTTGTTCGATTACTACCAGCTTAACTTCTGCAAGTCGAGCGAGAATAAAACTGCGTTGCCTCTTGTCATCAACACACCGGGCTGGGTTAAAG GTATTGGCTATCATGTATTGGTGGATGTATTGAGATATGTTTCTCCTTCCCATGTTGTGAAAATCAACATCTATGATTACAACAAGAACCTTCCAGCTGGGATGTTCTGGTTAGACGGTTATCATGATGAGATACCTCATTTGATGGAGATTCAATCTGCTTACCGAGTCAGTTACAAACGATC CGCAGCAGAAAAGCATGACCGTCGTTTGATGAGGGATGCGCGTATAATCGCCTACTTCAAGAAATGCATTAATGGAAAAGAAGTAGACACGAACAAAGAGCTAAGCTATGAGCTTGCTTCTCTTGTTCCGTATGAGGTTCCAATATCGAGTTTAACAATCAGTCATCTACATTGTCAG ATCCCAAGTTCAGAGTTGTTTTATAGTTTGAATGCTTCCATAGTTGGCTTGGGGATTAGCTCTGATGTGTTTGAAGATTTGCCTTTATGCGTTGGTCTTGGTAAGTTGCTCTATTAG
- the LOC103846761 gene encoding uncharacterized protein LOC103846761, with the protein MIRAKHHFINHSILRVNKKKLYNKKPSREKKKERNKTSQYNSLKNLSSSSQTEMSPSRNIPAWLRPTSDHPPHPPPPQSPSPLVSGDPNLTTCLYQTDHGVFYLTWSRTFLGGHSLNLFLHSQDYYNRSSPLSFSSADLSLSSAVSFHLNLNTLAFWRRRGSRSVSPKIQVFWDLTRAKFDSGSEPRSGFYIAVVVDGEMGLLVGDSVKEAYSRVKSAKPPTNPQALLLRKEHVFGARVFSTKARFGGKSREISIDCRVDEDARLCFSVDSKQVLQIKRLRWKFRGNEKVEIDGVPVQISWDVYNWLFQSKASGEGGHAVFMFRFESDPEAEEEEEEDERKEEERSKNDVVVWKPKQKQCGSSLGIKGIVEWRKMKRRFVKSKRSSSSSSISMSSASSACSSSVMEWASSADEAEYGGGGSAGAGAGNGLGFSLLVYAWIK; encoded by the coding sequence ATGATTCGAGCTAAACATCATTTTATAAACCATTCCATTTTAcgagttaacaaaaaaaaactatataataaaaaaccatctcgagaaaaaaaaaaggaaagaaataaaaccTCCCAATACAACTCCCTAAAaaatctctcttcttcttcgcaAACAGAAATGTCTCCCTCTCGCAACATCCCCGCTTGGCTCCGCCCTACCTCCGATCATCCTCCTCATCCTCCGCCTCCACAGTCACCGTCTCCTTTAGTCTCCGGCGACCCGAACCTCACAACGTGCCTATACCAAACGGATCACGGGGTCTTCTACCTGACATGGTCACGCACTTTCTTAGGAGGCCACTCTCTAAACCTCTTCCTCCACTCCCAAGACTACTACAACCGCTCCTCCCCTCTCTCCTTCTCCTCCGCCGACCTCTCCCTCTCCTCCGCCGTCTCCTTCCACCTCAACCTAAACACGCTCGCCTTCTGGCGAAGACGCGGATCCAGATCCGTCTCCCCGAAAATCCAAGTCTTCTGGGACCTGACCCGCGCCAAATTCGACTCCGGATCCGAGCCTAGATCCGGCTTCTACATCGCCGTGGTCGTCGACGGAGAGATGGGGCTCTTAGTCGGAGACTCGGTCAAGGAAGCCTACTCTCGCGTCAAATCGGCGAAACCGCCGACGAATCCTCAAGCTCTCCTGCTGAGGAAGGAGCACGTGTTCGGCGCTAGGGTTTTCTCGACGAAGGCGAGGTTCGGAGGTAAGAGCAGAGAGATCTCAATCGATTGCAGAGTCGACGAGGACGCGAGGCTGTGCTTCAGCGTGGACTCGAAGCAGGTGCTGCAGATCAAACGGCTGAGGTGGAAGTTCAGAGGGAACGAGAAAGTGGAGATCGACGGCGTTCCCGTTCAGATCTCCTGGGACGTTTACAATTGGCTGTTCCAGAGCAAAGCCTCAGGAGAGGGAGGACACGCGGTGTTCATGTTTAGGTTCGAGAGCGATCCCGAagctgaggaggaggaggaggaggatgagagGAAAGAGGAAGAGAGGAGTAAAAACGACGTCGTTGTGTGGAAGCCGAAGCAGAAGCAGTGTGGGAGCAGCTTGGGGATTAAAGGGATCGTTGAgtggaggaagatgaagaggagATTCGTTAAGAGCAAGAGGAGCTCCTCGTCTTCGTCGATCTCCATGTCTTCCGCTTCTTCGGCGTGTAGCTCGTCGGTTATGGAGTGGGCTAGCAGCGCAGATGAGGCGGAGTACGGCGGAGGAGGATCTGCCGGCGCCGGCGCCGGCAATGGTCTTGGATTCTCTTTATTGGTTTACGCGTGGATTAAGTga
- the LOC103846762 gene encoding auxin-responsive protein SAUR50 has product MAGGIAKCSKIRHIVKLRQMLRQWRNKARMSSARRCVPSDVPSGYVAVYVGSSRRRFVVRATHLNHPVLKNLLVKAEEEFGFANHGPLVIPCEESVFEESIRLINRSCRFNCTDDLKKTRHGGSRSKLDLLIESRPLLHGVSDKANIW; this is encoded by the coding sequence ATGGCTGGAGGTATCGCAAAATGCAGCAAGATCCGACACATTGTGAAGCTGAGACAGATGCTCCGGCAATGGAGGAACAAGGCGCGAATGTCGTCTGCCAGACGCTGCGTACCGTCGGATGTGCCGTCAGGATACGTGGCGGTCTACGTTGGAAGCAGTCGCAGGAGATTCGTGGTGCGCGCAACGCATCTTAACCACCCGGTCCTCAAGAATCTCTTGGTCAAGGCCGAAGAGGAGTTCGGTTTTGCGAACCACGGTCCGTTGGTTATTCCATGCGAAGAATCGGTTTTCGAGGAATCGATCCGGTTAATTAACCGGTCATGTCGGTTCAACTGTACCGATGACTTAAAGAAAACCCGCCACGGTGGCAGTAGGAGCAAGCTGGATCTTTTGATCGAATCTCGGCCGTTGCTTCACGGTGTCTCGGATAAGGCTAACATCTGGTGA